From Deinococcus aerophilus, the proteins below share one genomic window:
- a CDS encoding recombinase family protein, whose product MPPAVAYYRVSTTKQGQSGLGLEAQRHAVTVFARSRGLDVIREVIEIETGTAKRDRPQLRAALETARGAGAVLMIAKLDRLARNVAFISSLMEARTPFVACDMPDATELTVHIMAALAEHEARLIGTRTRDALAAAKARGVKLGSPVPMSEACRAAGRASTARKAQAAYSSVNGYVRLMRQTGMSLREIASRLNAEGHRSRTGKTWNHAQVARVLKYCTT is encoded by the coding sequence ATGCCCCCCGCCGTCGCCTATTACCGGGTCTCCACCACCAAGCAGGGGCAAAGCGGCCTGGGTCTGGAAGCCCAGCGCCACGCCGTGACCGTGTTCGCCCGCTCCAGGGGTCTGGACGTGATCCGGGAAGTCATCGAGATCGAAACCGGCACCGCGAAGCGGGACCGGCCGCAGCTGCGCGCGGCCCTCGAGACGGCGCGTGGAGCGGGCGCGGTGCTGATGATCGCCAAGCTCGACCGTCTGGCCCGCAACGTGGCGTTCATCAGTTCGCTGATGGAGGCGCGCACACCCTTTGTCGCGTGCGACATGCCGGACGCGACCGAACTGACGGTGCACATCATGGCGGCGCTGGCCGAGCACGAGGCGCGGCTGATCGGCACGCGGACCCGGGACGCCCTGGCAGCCGCCAAAGCCCGCGGAGTCAAGCTGGGAAGTCCGGTCCCGATGTCGGAGGCGTGCCGCGCCGCCGGCCGGGCGAGCACCGCCCGCAAGGCTCAGGCCGCCTACAGCTCCGTGAACGGCTATGTCCGCCTGATGCGCCAGACTGGGATGTCGCTGCGGGAGATCGCCTCCCGGCTGAACGCGGAAGGACACCGTTCACGCACTGGAAAGACCTGGAACCATGCTCAGGTGGCACGTGTGCTGAAGTACTGCACTACTTGA